A window of Psychromonas sp. CNPT3 contains these coding sequences:
- the hemB gene encoding porphobilinogen synthase has protein sequence MTLSSHFPARRLRRLRKHDFSRRLVAENQLSVNDLIYPMFVIEGRNRKEPISSMPGIERLSLDLLIEECICIEALGIPAIALFPVPSADIKTTMAEEAYNSDGLTQRAVRKIKEACPSLGVITDVALDPFTTHGQDGIIDSDGYVLNDITTEILVKQALSHAQAGADIVAPSDMMDGRIGAIRQALENAGYINTQIMAYSAKYASNYYGPFRDAIGSTGNLKGANKSTYQMDPANSDEALHEAAMDISEGADMVMVKPGMPYLDIVRRVKSELQVPTFAYQVSGEYAMHQAAIDNGWLKEKECIMESLLCFKRAGANGVLTYFAKRVAIWLKEDHI, from the coding sequence ATGACGCTTTCATCTCACTTTCCAGCTCGTCGTTTACGTCGCTTACGTAAGCATGACTTTTCTCGTCGTCTTGTTGCTGAAAATCAATTGTCCGTTAATGATTTAATTTACCCGATGTTTGTTATAGAGGGGCGCAATCGCAAAGAGCCAATCTCATCAATGCCAGGAATAGAGCGACTGTCTCTCGATTTACTAATAGAAGAATGTATCTGCATTGAAGCCTTAGGTATTCCCGCTATAGCTCTTTTCCCAGTGCCCTCAGCTGACATAAAAACGACTATGGCAGAAGAGGCTTATAATAGTGATGGCCTCACACAACGCGCGGTACGTAAAATAAAAGAAGCATGCCCAAGTTTAGGCGTGATCACCGATGTCGCATTAGATCCTTTTACAACTCATGGCCAAGATGGGATCATTGATAGTGATGGCTACGTGTTAAATGATATCACCACGGAAATATTAGTTAAACAAGCACTATCACACGCTCAAGCAGGCGCTGACATCGTCGCCCCCTCGGATATGATGGATGGTCGCATTGGCGCTATTCGCCAAGCGTTAGAAAATGCAGGTTACATAAATACTCAAATCATGGCGTACAGTGCCAAATACGCCTCAAATTATTACGGACCATTTAGAGACGCTATCGGCAGTACGGGTAACTTAAAAGGCGCTAACAAATCAACTTACCAAATGGATCCTGCTAACAGTGATGAAGCACTACACGAAGCAGCGATGGATATTAGTGAAGGGGCGGACATGGTGATGGTGAAACCTGGCATGCCTTACCTAGATATCGTGCGCCGTGTTAAGAGTGAGCTACAAGTTCCAACATTTGCATATCAGGTCAGTGGAGAGTACGCCATGCATCAAGCTGCCATTGACAATGGTTGGCTCAAAGAAAAAGAATGTATTATGGAGTCTTTATTATGCTTTAAACGCGCAGGAGCAAATGGTGTATTAACCTATTTTGCAAAACGGGTGGCTATTTGGTTAAAAGAAGATCACATATAG
- a CDS encoding TatD family hydrolase produces the protein MIDIGINLTNSRFDKDVETVISNAKEVGLQALLIIGTSIKESQKAIALCATDKDFLYCCVGIHPHDAKTLTDDSIGILRQLAKNAQVKAIGECGLDFNRNYSTPQEQEKAFTAQLALAVELQLPVYMHQRDAHARFIELLKPYINKLPKAVLHCFTGSKKELEECLALGLYIGITGWVCDERRGLDLLDLLKYIPSDRLMIETDAPYLLPRSMRPKPKSSRNEPKYLPYIATTVAHARGETLTELIQNTTKNSQHFFNIHPI, from the coding sequence ATGATAGATATTGGCATTAATCTTACCAACTCACGCTTCGATAAAGACGTTGAGACTGTCATCTCCAATGCTAAAGAAGTCGGTTTACAAGCATTGCTGATTATTGGCACAAGTATTAAAGAAAGCCAAAAAGCCATTGCGCTTTGCGCCACAGATAAAGACTTTCTTTATTGCTGTGTCGGCATTCATCCACATGACGCTAAAACATTAACCGATGATAGCATCGGTATTTTACGTCAATTAGCAAAAAACGCACAAGTTAAAGCCATTGGTGAGTGTGGACTCGACTTTAATCGCAATTACTCCACGCCCCAAGAACAAGAAAAAGCATTTACAGCGCAACTTGCCCTTGCTGTAGAGTTACAATTACCGGTATATATGCATCAGCGCGATGCCCACGCGCGTTTTATTGAATTATTAAAGCCTTATATCAACAAATTACCTAAAGCCGTTTTACACTGCTTTACGGGATCGAAAAAAGAACTCGAAGAGTGTTTAGCGCTCGGCCTATATATTGGAATAACCGGTTGGGTTTGTGATGAGCGCAGAGGTTTGGACTTGTTAGATTTACTTAAATACATCCCGAGTGATCGTTTAATGATTGAAACGGATGCGCCTTATTTATTACCACGATCAATGCGCCCAAAACCAAAGTCCAGCCGTAACGAGCCTAAATATTTACCTTATATCGCAACGACTGTCGCTCACGCTAGAGGCGAGACTTTGACTGAGTTAATACAAAACACAACTAAAAACAGCCAACATTTTTTTAATATTCATCCCATTTAA
- the tatC gene encoding twin-arginine translocase subunit TatC, translating into MSAEKSGTKKTEHSLPLISHLLELRDRLLRVIAIVIALFFSLVFFANDIYHYLAIPLTSQLPEGSTMIATDVATPFFTPIKLTIVLSIFIAIPAILYQVWAFIAPGLYKHERKLVAPLVISSAFLFYLGMAFAYFVVFPIAFSFFTSTAPEGVIIATDISSYLDFVLKLFFAFGLAFEIPIATLVLCWTGATTPKQLKEKRPYIVVAAFIFGMLLTPPDIISQTLLAIPMLILFELGLLFTRFYVPKETLAQDS; encoded by the coding sequence ATGAGCGCTGAAAAATCTGGCACTAAAAAAACAGAGCATAGCTTACCGTTGATCTCTCATTTACTTGAACTTCGCGATCGCTTATTACGAGTTATCGCGATTGTTATTGCGCTTTTCTTTAGTTTAGTCTTTTTTGCCAATGACATTTACCATTACTTAGCAATCCCTCTAACCAGTCAACTTCCCGAAGGCTCAACCATGATCGCAACGGACGTTGCAACCCCTTTTTTCACTCCCATAAAATTAACCATCGTCTTATCTATTTTTATTGCTATCCCGGCCATTTTATACCAAGTATGGGCATTTATTGCGCCCGGACTTTATAAACATGAGCGTAAACTGGTAGCTCCCTTAGTGATAAGCAGTGCTTTTCTTTTTTATCTGGGTATGGCCTTTGCTTATTTTGTGGTATTTCCTATCGCGTTTTCCTTTTTCACCAGTACCGCACCAGAAGGCGTCATTATCGCCACGGACATTAGTAGCTATTTAGATTTTGTTTTAAAATTGTTTTTTGCCTTTGGCTTGGCATTTGAGATCCCAATTGCAACACTCGTGTTGTGTTGGACGGGAGCGACAACACCGAAGCAACTTAAAGAAAAACGCCCTTACATCGTGGTAGCAGCCTTTATTTTCGGCATGCTTTTAACCCCGCCCGATATTATTTCACAAACACTACTCGCGATCCCCATGCTTATTTTGTTTGAATTAGGCCTGTTATTTACACGTTTTTATGTCCCAAAAGAAACATTAGCACAAGACTCATAA
- the tatB gene encoding Sec-independent protein translocase protein TatB: MFDIGFWEMMLVGVIGLIVLGPERLPTAIRSVMRWINSAKKLVNSVKNDISQELKLHEMNENMIKATKQGFDELDPDLKKSIEEMRSIAKEVTKPYKDTVQTSNNEETQQETTAHTTQTKDTAEKDVIR; the protein is encoded by the coding sequence ATGTTTGATATTGGTTTTTGGGAAATGATGCTGGTCGGGGTGATCGGCCTTATCGTATTAGGCCCTGAACGATTACCTACCGCGATACGTAGCGTAATGCGTTGGATAAATAGCGCCAAAAAATTAGTTAATTCGGTCAAAAATGACATATCTCAAGAATTAAAGTTACATGAGATGAATGAAAATATGATCAAAGCAACTAAACAAGGATTTGATGAACTCGATCCTGATCTTAAAAAATCGATTGAAGAGATGCGATCTATCGCAAAAGAGGTCACAAAACCTTATAAAGATACAGTGCAGACCTCTAATAACGAAGAGACACAACAAGAAACAACAGCGCACACAACACAAACCAAAGATACCGCTGAAAAGGACGTAATACGATGA
- the tatA gene encoding twin-arginine translocase TatA/TatE family subunit, with product MGGIGIWQLAIIAVIVVLLFGTKKLRGMGDDLGGAIKGFKKALKEEEPASSLEEKKDENVTNKKTNTEKDGE from the coding sequence ATGGGTGGGATCGGTATTTGGCAATTAGCAATCATTGCAGTTATTGTAGTTTTATTATTTGGCACTAAAAAATTACGAGGTATGGGTGATGATTTAGGTGGCGCTATAAAAGGCTTTAAAAAAGCATTAAAAGAAGAAGAGCCTGCCAGTTCTCTAGAAGAAAAAAAAGACGAGAATGTTACAAATAAAAAAACAAACACTGAAAAAGATGGCGAATAA
- the ubiB gene encoding ubiquinone biosynthesis regulatory protein kinase UbiB translates to MIKFTEISRLYTLNKTFIEYGLIEFVPVGNRPLIYSIIRICLFWVRRKYKNLSLAERLRYSLQSLGPIYIKLGQMLSTRRDLLPPLYADQLAHLQDNVPPFCGELAKQEIERSLGKPIEALFLNFDKKALASASIAQVHTATLIADNREIVIKVIRPNIKKTIQADLQLMKWIAQLMQRFLKEADRLRPVEVLGEYEKTIIDELDLMREGANAIQLRRNFLNSKVLYIPEIYSDLCTKNVLVMERIYGIPVSDIEALKAQGTNLKLLAERGVEAFFSQVFRDSFFHADMHPGNVFVSYEHPEDPLWIGIDCGIVGTLNNEDKRYLAENFLAFFHRDYRRVAQLHVDSGWVPEDTPVEEFEFAIRTVCEPIFEKPLAEISFAAVLVNLFTTARRYNMKVQPQLVLLQKTLLYVEGLGRQLYPQLDLWDTAKPFLENWAKEQISPQQLLKTFKKKLPFLLEKLPEIPELIYHNLANGKSIQRQQMLLISTLNKQQKQNSKGYFYSAIGATSTLVATFAYLQGDSQFAMLASIPAIFAWLLAWRQINR, encoded by the coding sequence ATGATAAAATTTACAGAAATTTCTCGCTTATATACCCTAAATAAAACATTTATTGAATATGGTTTAATTGAGTTTGTCCCCGTCGGCAACCGCCCTCTTATCTATTCAATTATACGCATCTGCCTTTTTTGGGTTCGCCGTAAATATAAAAATTTAAGTTTAGCTGAGCGCTTACGTTATAGCCTGCAATCTCTTGGTCCCATTTATATAAAACTAGGTCAAATGTTATCAACGCGTAGGGATTTATTGCCCCCTTTGTATGCGGATCAACTGGCGCATTTACAAGACAATGTTCCCCCTTTTTGTGGTGAGCTAGCAAAACAGGAAATAGAACGCTCTTTAGGGAAACCCATTGAAGCACTTTTTTTAAATTTTGATAAAAAAGCATTGGCTTCCGCTTCTATCGCCCAAGTACACACTGCAACATTAATTGCAGATAACCGAGAAATCGTCATAAAGGTTATCCGCCCAAATATTAAAAAGACTATCCAAGCAGATCTACAATTAATGAAATGGATAGCACAATTAATGCAACGTTTTTTAAAAGAAGCTGACAGGTTGCGCCCTGTTGAAGTGCTCGGTGAATATGAAAAAACAATTATTGATGAGCTAGATTTAATGCGAGAAGGTGCTAATGCCATTCAACTTCGCCGTAATTTTTTAAATTCAAAAGTACTTTACATCCCCGAGATCTACTCTGATCTTTGCACCAAAAATGTATTAGTAATGGAGCGTATCTACGGTATTCCAGTCTCTGATATTGAGGCATTAAAAGCACAAGGAACTAACCTGAAATTACTTGCAGAGCGTGGTGTTGAAGCCTTTTTCAGTCAAGTTTTCAGGGATAGTTTTTTCCATGCAGACATGCATCCTGGTAATGTGTTTGTCTCCTATGAGCACCCTGAAGATCCTCTTTGGATAGGTATTGATTGTGGTATCGTTGGCACCCTAAATAATGAAGATAAACGCTATTTAGCTGAAAACTTTCTCGCCTTTTTCCATCGCGATTATCGACGCGTTGCACAATTACATGTTGATTCTGGATGGGTACCGGAAGATACCCCCGTCGAAGAATTTGAATTTGCTATCCGTACAGTGTGTGAGCCTATCTTTGAAAAGCCATTGGCAGAGATCTCTTTTGCAGCCGTATTAGTCAATTTATTTACGACAGCGCGCCGCTACAATATGAAAGTGCAACCGCAATTGGTTTTATTACAAAAAACACTTCTTTATGTCGAAGGATTAGGCAGACAGTTATATCCTCAACTCGACTTGTGGGATACCGCAAAACCCTTTTTAGAGAATTGGGCCAAAGAGCAGATAAGCCCTCAGCAATTACTTAAAACTTTTAAGAAAAAACTACCTTTTTTATTAGAAAAATTACCCGAGATCCCGGAGCTAATTTACCATAACTTAGCCAATGGAAAATCAATTCAGCGTCAACAGATGTTATTAATTAGCACGCTTAACAAACAACAGAAACAAAATAGCAAAGGTTATTTTTATTCTGCAATTGGGGCAACAAGCACACTTGTTGCCACCTTTGCTTATTTACAAGGCGATAGTCAATTTGCAATGCTGGCGAGTATTCCCGCCATTTTTGCATGGTTACTTGCTTGGCGTCAGATTAATCGCTAA
- a CDS encoding ubiquinone biosynthesis accessory factor UbiJ: MSLNDLFCAALETGLNKLQELDGSSKKQRKKLAERVIAITFKEFNKSLYFVISEQQIDILSSFDGSTDCTIQLSVFALNDLKNNQKLTMLIREGQLDVIGDIQLAQQFAQLITTMDIDWEALLANKIGDVLAHKLCYLVSKGHQQINRQLQQKTTQRVALILAEKNIAPIALEVAFFCDEVSEVDQQLSALDARFNNLYTQLTLAINR; encoded by the coding sequence ATGTCCCTAAATGATTTGTTTTGTGCAGCCCTAGAAACAGGCCTAAATAAGTTACAAGAACTAGACGGCAGTAGCAAAAAACAACGAAAAAAACTTGCTGAACGCGTTATTGCTATTACATTTAAAGAATTTAATAAATCCCTTTATTTTGTGATCAGCGAGCAACAAATCGATATACTCAGTTCTTTTGATGGATCAACAGACTGCACTATTCAGTTAAGTGTATTTGCACTGAATGATTTAAAAAACAATCAGAAACTAACCATGCTTATTCGTGAAGGCCAATTGGATGTTATTGGTGACATACAACTCGCTCAACAATTTGCCCAATTAATCACTACCATGGACATCGATTGGGAAGCTTTATTAGCCAATAAAATAGGGGATGTACTGGCACATAAGTTGTGCTATCTCGTCAGTAAAGGGCATCAACAAATTAATAGACAATTACAGCAAAAAACAACGCAACGAGTCGCCCTGATCCTTGCCGAAAAAAACATTGCGCCAATAGCGTTAGAGGTCGCATTCTTTTGTGATGAAGTCAGTGAGGTAGATCAACAACTATCCGCTTTAGACGCGCGTTTTAATAACCTTTACACGCAGCTAACACTTGCTATCAATAGATAG
- the ubiE gene encoding bifunctional demethylmenaquinone methyltransferase/2-methoxy-6-polyprenyl-1,4-benzoquinol methylase UbiE: MNKAPENTTHFGFKTVDEDKKVELVAEVFHSVAAKYDVMNDVLSLGIHRLWKRFTINCSGIRKGQKALDLAGGTGDLTAKFSRIVGPTGQVVLADINDSMLKVGRAKLRDLGIEGNVEYVQANAEELPFPDNYFDVVSIAFGLRNVTDKDKALASIYRVLKPGGRLLVLEFSKPIYKPLSKFYDFYSFNILPKLGKLIANDSESYQYLAESIRMHPNQETLKEMMNKVGFEGTEFFNLSAGIVALHRGYKY, translated from the coding sequence ATGAATAAGGCACCAGAAAATACCACACATTTTGGTTTTAAAACCGTTGATGAAGATAAAAAAGTAGAACTCGTTGCAGAAGTGTTCCATTCTGTCGCAGCAAAATATGATGTGATGAATGATGTTTTGTCTCTGGGGATCCATCGCCTTTGGAAACGTTTTACAATTAATTGTTCTGGTATTAGAAAAGGTCAAAAAGCACTTGATTTAGCCGGTGGGACTGGCGATTTAACCGCCAAATTCTCACGTATCGTAGGCCCAACAGGGCAAGTCGTATTAGCAGACATTAACGACTCCATGCTAAAAGTGGGACGCGCTAAGCTACGCGACTTAGGCATCGAAGGAAATGTGGAATACGTACAAGCAAATGCGGAAGAATTGCCTTTTCCTGACAACTATTTTGATGTGGTCAGTATTGCATTTGGGTTACGTAACGTCACCGATAAAGATAAAGCGCTTGCCTCTATTTACCGTGTATTAAAACCAGGTGGACGATTACTCGTCTTGGAGTTTTCAAAGCCCATATACAAACCTTTAAGTAAATTCTATGATTTTTATTCTTTTAATATTTTGCCTAAACTCGGAAAGTTAATTGCCAACGACAGTGAAAGTTACCAATATCTTGCTGAAAGTATTCGCATGCACCCAAATCAAGAAACCTTAAAAGAAATGATGAACAAAGTAGGCTTTGAAGGTACAGAGTTCTTTAATTTAAGTGCGGGTATTGTAGCGTTACACCGCGGTTATAAATATTAA
- the pgi gene encoding glucose-6-phosphate isomerase, with translation MLKNINPTQTAAWSKLQLLFDSHTDMQLKDLFSQDKDRFTRFSSSLNDELLVDFSKNLITQEIFDTLIQLADEVDLKSAIKAQFSGEIINETENRAVLHTALRNRSNTPVLVDGSDVMPQVNKVLKQMQVFCDKVHSGEWKGYTGKAITDIVNIGIGGSDLGPYMVTEALASYQVEGIKTHFVSNVDATHIVETLAKLDAQTTLFLIASKTFTTQETMTNAHSARDWFLNFADDKKHIAKHFVALSTNASSVEEFGIDVENMFEFWDWVGGRYSIWSAIGLSIALSIGFKNFEGLLDGAHEMDQHFAQTEFKDNIPVILALIGIWYNNFYGAASEAILPYDQYMHRFPAYFQQGNMESNGKNVDRNGKAVDYQTGPIIWGEPGTNGQHAFYQLIHQGTKLIPCDFIAPAQSHNPVGDHHQKLLSNFFAQTQALAFGKTAEEVQAELMAAGKSEDEIKRLLPFKVFTGNKPTNSILVNKITPKTLGQLVAMYEQKIFTQGIIWNIFSFDQWGVELGKQLAGQILPALGNEESVTAHDSSTNGLINAWKAWK, from the coding sequence ATGTTAAAAAATATTAACCCAACTCAAACTGCCGCTTGGTCTAAATTACAATTGTTATTTGATAGTCATACCGATATGCAACTTAAAGATCTTTTTTCTCAAGACAAAGATCGTTTTACACGTTTTTCAAGTTCATTAAATGACGAGCTACTCGTAGATTTTTCGAAAAACTTAATTACTCAAGAAATATTTGATACGTTAATACAATTGGCGGATGAAGTGGATTTGAAAAGTGCGATTAAAGCGCAATTTTCGGGTGAAATTATTAACGAAACAGAAAATCGAGCGGTGTTACACACTGCATTACGTAATCGCAGTAATACGCCTGTTTTAGTTGACGGTAGTGATGTCATGCCTCAGGTCAATAAAGTTTTAAAACAGATGCAAGTTTTCTGTGACAAAGTGCATTCAGGTGAGTGGAAAGGTTATACCGGAAAAGCTATCACAGATATTGTTAATATTGGTATTGGTGGATCTGATCTTGGTCCATATATGGTGACAGAGGCGCTTGCAAGTTATCAAGTTGAAGGTATAAAAACGCATTTTGTATCGAATGTAGATGCAACGCACATAGTCGAGACATTAGCGAAGTTAGATGCACAAACAACACTTTTTTTAATCGCATCTAAAACATTTACAACGCAAGAAACAATGACCAATGCCCATAGTGCACGAGACTGGTTCCTTAACTTTGCAGACGATAAAAAACATATAGCTAAGCATTTTGTGGCGTTATCTACCAATGCAAGCTCGGTTGAAGAGTTTGGTATTGATGTTGAAAATATGTTTGAATTTTGGGACTGGGTCGGAGGTCGTTATTCAATTTGGTCTGCGATCGGTCTATCTATCGCATTAAGTATTGGTTTTAAAAACTTTGAAGGTTTACTCGATGGCGCACATGAAATGGATCAACATTTCGCGCAAACTGAATTTAAAGACAATATCCCCGTGATCTTAGCGTTAATTGGTATTTGGTATAATAATTTCTACGGCGCCGCATCAGAAGCGATATTACCTTATGATCAATATATGCACCGTTTCCCTGCGTACTTTCAGCAAGGTAATATGGAATCAAATGGTAAAAATGTAGATCGTAATGGCAAGGCAGTTGATTATCAAACGGGTCCTATTATATGGGGAGAGCCGGGTACTAATGGTCAACATGCTTTTTATCAATTGATCCATCAAGGTACAAAACTTATCCCTTGTGATTTTATCGCGCCAGCGCAAAGCCATAACCCAGTGGGCGATCATCATCAAAAATTATTATCTAATTTCTTTGCACAAACACAAGCGCTTGCTTTTGGTAAAACGGCTGAAGAAGTGCAGGCTGAATTAATGGCCGCAGGGAAAAGTGAAGATGAAATAAAGCGTTTGTTACCGTTTAAAGTGTTTACAGGTAATAAGCCAACTAACTCTATTCTGGTGAATAAAATAACACCCAAAACATTAGGTCAGTTAGTGGCGATGTATGAGCAAAAAATATTCACACAAGGTATTATTTGGAACATCTTTAGCTTTGATCAATGGGGCGTTGAGTTAGGAAAACAGCTTGCGGGACAAATATTACCGGCTTTAGGTAATGAAGAAAGCGTGACTGCACATGATAGTTCGACGAATGGACTCATCAATGCTTGGAAAGCTTGGAAATAA
- a CDS encoding NAD-dependent epimerase, with protein sequence MKYLVTGAAGFIASAVVERLTALGHEVIGIDNLNDYYDVRLKYARLERIKNPLFTFIKMDLADRIALPELFKTQKFERVIHLGAQAGVRYSIENPFAYADSNLIGHLNILEGCRHYKIKHLIYASSSSVYGLNNEIPFSTEKGADHPVSFYAATKKANELMAHSYSHLYQLPTTGLRFFTVYGPWGRPDMALFKFTEKIINGDEIEVYNHGDMWRDFTYIDDIVEGIIRIQDKAPTQQADWTPENGSPASSSAPYAIYNIGNGEPVRLLEFIEALERALKMKAHKKFMPMQAGDVYQTFSDSQALFDVLGYKPNTSVEKGIAEFVRWYQSFYVADATK encoded by the coding sequence ATGAAATATTTAGTCACAGGGGCAGCTGGGTTTATTGCTAGCGCCGTGGTCGAGCGCTTAACTGCATTAGGGCATGAAGTTATCGGCATTGATAACTTAAATGACTATTATGATGTACGTTTAAAATATGCGCGTTTAGAGCGTATAAAAAACCCTCTTTTTACATTTATTAAGATGGACTTAGCGGATAGGATCGCGCTTCCCGAGTTGTTTAAAACACAAAAATTTGAGCGCGTGATCCATTTAGGCGCACAAGCCGGAGTGCGTTACTCTATTGAAAACCCTTTTGCTTATGCTGACAGCAATTTAATTGGTCATCTTAATATACTCGAAGGGTGTCGCCATTATAAGATAAAACATCTCATTTATGCTTCATCTAGCTCTGTTTATGGCTTAAATAATGAAATTCCTTTTTCTACGGAAAAAGGAGCTGATCATCCCGTTTCATTTTATGCGGCGACCAAAAAAGCGAATGAATTGATGGCACATTCTTACTCGCATTTATATCAACTCCCTACAACAGGACTACGTTTCTTTACGGTGTATGGTCCTTGGGGACGCCCCGATATGGCGCTTTTTAAATTTACCGAGAAGATCATTAATGGGGATGAAATTGAAGTCTATAACCACGGTGATATGTGGCGAGATTTCACTTATATTGATGATATTGTTGAAGGTATTATACGTATTCAAGATAAAGCCCCTACACAACAAGCGGATTGGACACCTGAAAATGGCTCACCAGCAAGTAGCTCTGCACCTTATGCAATATATAATATTGGTAATGGAGAGCCTGTGCGTTTATTGGAATTTATCGAGGCGTTAGAGCGCGCGTTAAAAATGAAAGCGCACAAGAAATTTATGCCGATGCAAGCCGGTGATGTTTATCAAACTTTTTCTGATAGCCAAGCTTTATTTGATGTACTGGGTTATAAACCCAATACGAGTGTAGAGAAAGGGATCGCTGAATTTGTTCGCTGGTATCAAAGTTTTTATGTGGCAGATGCGACTAAATAA
- a CDS encoding 3-deoxy-D-manno-octulosonic acid kinase, producing the protein MKQSNSADSHITYDPALIKEASPVHFSALYWQKNNAIIGSAKGRGTTWFIQLEKLQGALRHYQRGGLFGRIIKDHYLFLGWSKTRSLQEFSLLNFLIQQGVHVPRPIAALAIKKRFTYQADLITEKINEAQDLVSILQETTLDADIYKKIGQEIAKMHQAQVNHSDLNIHNILIDANKKVWIIDFDKCAKQHGNAWKSGNLQRLKRSFLKEQKKRNILWSNNDWEILKEAYLVASAT; encoded by the coding sequence ATGAAACAATCTAATTCAGCAGATAGTCACATTACCTATGATCCAGCCTTAATAAAAGAAGCTTCTCCAGTGCATTTTAGCGCCCTATATTGGCAAAAAAACAACGCTATCATAGGATCTGCTAAAGGACGTGGTACCACGTGGTTTATTCAATTAGAAAAACTACAAGGTGCCTTACGTCATTATCAACGAGGAGGATTGTTTGGCCGTATAATTAAAGATCATTACCTTTTTTTAGGATGGTCTAAAACGCGTAGCCTACAAGAGTTTTCATTATTGAATTTTCTTATTCAACAAGGTGTCCATGTACCCAGGCCAATCGCAGCGCTTGCTATAAAAAAACGATTTACCTATCAAGCAGATCTCATCACTGAAAAAATAAATGAAGCACAAGATCTTGTGTCTATTTTACAAGAGACTACTTTAGATGCGGATATTTATAAAAAAATAGGCCAAGAAATCGCTAAAATGCATCAGGCACAAGTTAACCATAGCGATCTTAATATCCATAACATTTTAATCGATGCTAATAAAAAAGTGTGGATAATTGACTTTGATAAATGCGCAAAGCAGCACGGTAATGCTTGGAAGTCTGGAAATTTACAGCGCCTTAAGCGCTCATTCTTAAAAGAGCAGAAAAAACGCAATATTTTATGGTCTAATAATGATTGGGAAATATTAAAAGAGGCTTATTTAGTCGCATCTGCCACATAA
- a CDS encoding glycosyltransferase family 2 protein, whose product MPNKISAIIITKNEQDNLPSCLDSLHWVDEIIIVDSGSQDKTQEIALSYNAKFYSHPDWQGFGKQKQLAQHYASNKWIIAIDADEVVSSELQASIQHAITDAPHNTIFKIIRKTWVFGRFLEHSGWVNKIVRVYPKNIANYNDALVHEKVVSNKNVDVKILDGDLLHYSYGNITDYLVKSASYSKAWADSKQQEGKKGSLCQAISHALSCFFKMYLLRRGFLDGKQGFIIAILCTHYVFAKYTDLWIRENDPRQK is encoded by the coding sequence ATGCCAAATAAAATCAGTGCCATTATTATCACTAAAAATGAGCAGGATAATTTACCGAGTTGCTTAGATTCATTACACTGGGTTGATGAAATTATTATTGTCGATTCGGGTAGCCAGGATAAGACCCAAGAAATAGCGCTTAGCTATAACGCAAAATTTTATTCACACCCTGACTGGCAAGGTTTTGGTAAACAAAAGCAACTTGCCCAGCATTATGCTTCGAATAAATGGATCATCGCAATCGATGCCGATGAAGTAGTATCAAGCGAACTACAGGCTTCTATACAGCACGCAATAACCGACGCTCCCCATAACACTATATTCAAAATAATACGTAAAACTTGGGTTTTTGGACGATTTTTAGAGCATTCAGGTTGGGTTAATAAAATAGTCCGCGTCTACCCTAAAAATATCGCCAACTATAACGATGCGCTCGTACATGAAAAAGTAGTGTCCAATAAAAATGTCGATGTGAAAATTCTCGATGGTGATTTACTGCATTATTCTTATGGGAATATAACTGATTATTTAGTGAAGTCTGCAAGTTACAGTAAAGCTTGGGCCGATTCAAAACAACAAGAAGGTAAAAAAGGCAGTCTTTGCCAAGCCATATCTCATGCTTTAAGCTGTTTCTTTAAAATGTATTTACTAAGAAGAGGTTTTTTAGATGGTAAACAAGGATTCATTATTGCGATCTTATGCACACACTATGTTTTTGCTAAATACACCGATCTTTGGATCAGAGAGAATGATCCGAGACAAAAATAA